The following are encoded in a window of Salinigranum halophilum genomic DNA:
- a CDS encoding DNA-directed RNA polymerase subunit P → MSYKCSRCKRDVELDEYGGVRCPFCGHRVLLKERAPTVKEVPVE, encoded by the coding sequence ATGAGCTACAAGTGTTCCCGCTGCAAGCGTGATGTCGAACTGGACGAGTACGGCGGCGTCCGGTGTCCGTTCTGCGGGCACCGCGTCCTCCTGAAAGAGCGCGCACCGACGGTCAAGGAAGTCCCCGTCGAATAG
- a CDS encoding GMP synthase subunit A: MTRIAVVDNHGQFTHLEQRALRDIGVDADLVDNDTPPDEVVADVDGVVLSGGPSMDRIGHSREYLDVDVPVFGICLGMQLIADELGGTVGGGDYGGYADVDVDIVDPDDPLVGSLAPTTRVWASHADEVKEVPPGFTLTARSDVCDVEAMSNAADELYGVQWHPEVAHTERGDEVFENFVARCRR; the protein is encoded by the coding sequence ATGACCCGTATCGCCGTCGTCGACAACCACGGGCAGTTCACCCATCTCGAACAGCGCGCGCTCCGTGACATCGGTGTCGACGCCGACCTCGTCGACAACGACACCCCGCCCGACGAGGTCGTCGCCGACGTGGACGGCGTCGTCCTCTCGGGCGGCCCGTCGATGGACCGCATCGGCCACTCCCGCGAGTACCTCGACGTCGACGTCCCCGTCTTCGGCATCTGTCTCGGCATGCAACTCATCGCGGACGAACTCGGCGGCACCGTCGGGGGCGGCGACTACGGCGGGTACGCCGACGTCGACGTCGACATCGTCGACCCGGACGACCCGCTCGTCGGGTCGCTCGCGCCTACGACGCGCGTCTGGGCGAGCCACGCCGACGAGGTGAAGGAGGTCCCACCGGGATTCACGCTGACGGCGCGGAGCGACGTCTGTGACGTCGAGGCGATGAGCAACGCCGCCGACGAACTCTACGGCGTGCAGTGGCACCCGGAGGTCGCTCACACCGAACGCGGCGACGAGGTGTTCGAGAACTTCGTCGCTCGCTGTCGACGCTGA
- a CDS encoding DUF3194 domain-containing protein — protein sequence MPTDEEVVQTASEAAEGLIFERYKQSAVRDVDVTVSFEEGVLDVDVYLNAPDDEKAQRVADEAARAAQDAVDDLFAAEQDEPQ from the coding sequence ATGCCGACGGACGAGGAAGTCGTCCAGACCGCGTCGGAGGCCGCCGAGGGACTCATCTTCGAGCGGTACAAACAGAGCGCGGTGCGTGACGTCGACGTCACCGTCAGCTTCGAGGAGGGCGTCCTCGACGTCGACGTCTACCTGAACGCGCCCGACGACGAGAAGGCACAGCGGGTCGCCGACGAGGCCGCACGCGCGGCACAGGACGCCGTCGACGACCTGTTCGCGGCCGAGCAGGACGAACCGCAGTAA
- a CDS encoding DUF2070 family protein — MTATQSDLAGLSRFIFRAPRWYTSLGFALLIAAMAGIAAFDSGSATESWRRVFIVGQDAWEGVFYIGIPTVIASVGTAGVDRFLGGKLTPNRSSLLALVCELILVVALTAAAVVTVVTPLGQTFVFDVLVIALSSIFAFRLLVVMAVSRSSILVAAVPASIQTVASAVLLFVYSGTVRFLEVGGPLLQAYMMPYLARADRAPPELLIVGPNHFALLVVTSFIYATAVYVFIRVIDRPWERSLGVSMLDFLRGFIGHIEGSRELEDFFEQLGQEAIVPVTVLSFRRLDGSEKARWILPMIHPGPMGEIGGGNFPERVAARAEGLAFPPHATAGHDFNLVTEREVDTILDAVDRAYEKITYSLEATQSVRVQSGEAKMLGQAFDDSALLVSTYAPGFADDVEYAVGLSAATEARTAGHKNVLLVDAHNSNNGLDGPDLGHVTPGSKRSFDMIEAAGDVGRRLATAPRGELLLGTAWDDTPWGPVDGIGPLGIRVTVTEVDGQTTAYVLVDGNNMEPGLRDRIIDALDDRIDVSEVMTTDTHIVNTVEADNQVGAVLDHDELVGLVSDLVDEALADCEPVSAGMATERAEVTVFGNDRTETLASHANAVVSLGGALAGAVILAAMAVSVLIFFLT, encoded by the coding sequence ATGACGGCGACACAGAGCGACCTCGCTGGGCTGTCGCGTTTCATCTTCCGCGCGCCGAGGTGGTACACGAGCCTCGGCTTCGCCCTCCTCATCGCCGCGATGGCCGGCATCGCGGCGTTCGACTCCGGGAGCGCGACCGAGTCGTGGCGACGGGTATTCATCGTCGGACAGGACGCGTGGGAGGGAGTCTTCTACATCGGTATCCCGACGGTCATCGCCTCGGTGGGGACCGCCGGCGTCGACCGCTTCCTCGGCGGGAAGCTCACGCCCAACCGGTCGTCACTCCTGGCGCTCGTCTGCGAGCTCATCCTCGTCGTCGCCCTGACGGCCGCGGCCGTCGTCACCGTCGTCACCCCGCTCGGCCAGACGTTCGTCTTCGACGTGCTCGTAATCGCGCTCTCGTCGATTTTCGCGTTTCGCCTCCTCGTGGTGATGGCGGTGTCGCGGTCGTCGATCCTCGTCGCCGCGGTGCCCGCGAGCATCCAGACCGTCGCCTCCGCGGTCTTGCTGTTCGTCTACAGTGGGACTGTCCGCTTCCTCGAAGTCGGTGGGCCCCTCCTGCAGGCGTATATGATGCCCTACCTCGCTCGCGCGGACCGCGCACCGCCGGAACTGCTCATCGTCGGCCCGAACCACTTCGCGCTGCTCGTCGTCACCTCGTTCATCTACGCGACCGCCGTCTACGTGTTCATCCGTGTCATCGACCGCCCGTGGGAGCGGTCGCTCGGCGTGTCGATGCTCGACTTCCTCCGCGGCTTCATCGGCCACATCGAAGGCTCTCGGGAGTTAGAGGACTTCTTCGAACAGCTCGGTCAGGAGGCCATCGTCCCCGTCACCGTCCTCTCGTTCCGCCGGCTGGACGGCAGCGAGAAGGCGCGCTGGATTCTCCCGATGATTCACCCGGGACCGATGGGCGAAATCGGTGGGGGGAACTTCCCCGAGCGGGTCGCCGCGCGGGCCGAGGGGCTGGCGTTCCCGCCCCACGCGACCGCGGGCCACGACTTCAACCTCGTCACCGAGCGCGAGGTCGACACCATCCTCGACGCGGTCGACCGCGCGTACGAGAAGATCACCTACTCGCTGGAGGCGACTCAGAGCGTTCGCGTGCAGTCCGGCGAGGCGAAGATGCTCGGCCAGGCGTTCGACGATAGTGCCCTCCTGGTCTCCACGTACGCCCCGGGCTTCGCCGACGACGTCGAGTACGCCGTCGGCCTCTCGGCCGCCACCGAGGCGCGCACGGCGGGGCACAAGAACGTCCTCCTCGTCGACGCGCACAACTCCAACAACGGCCTCGACGGCCCCGACCTGGGGCACGTCACCCCCGGCTCGAAGCGCTCGTTCGACATGATCGAGGCGGCCGGCGACGTCGGGCGGCGTCTCGCGACCGCACCGCGGGGAGAACTCCTGCTCGGCACGGCCTGGGACGACACGCCGTGGGGCCCCGTCGACGGTATCGGCCCGCTCGGAATCCGCGTCACGGTCACGGAGGTCGACGGACAGACGACGGCGTACGTCCTCGTCGACGGCAACAACATGGAGCCCGGACTGCGCGACCGGATCATCGACGCGCTCGACGACCGCATCGACGTGAGCGAGGTGATGACCACCGACACCCACATCGTCAACACCGTCGAGGCGGACAACCAGGTCGGTGCCGTCCTCGACCACGACGAACTCGTTGGACTCGTCTCCGACCTCGTCGACGAGGCGCTCGCGGACTGCGAACCCGTCTCCGCAGGGATGGCGACCGAACGGGCCGAGGTCACGGTGTTCGGGAACGACCGGACGGAGACGCTCGCGAGTCACGCAAACGCCGTCGTCTCGCTCGGCGGTGCCCTCGCCGGCGCGGTCATCCTCGCCGCGATGGCGGTCAGCGTGCTCATCTTCTTCCTCACCTGA
- a CDS encoding prefoldin subunit beta, giving the protein MQGSLPPEAQEKLEELQDLQETAQKVAAQKESAESTLNDAQTALDALDDIDEDTVMYREVGELLVETDYDEAYESLEDRVDTLEIRVEQLNKQESRVQEQFEDLQQELQQMLQGGAGGGPMGPGGAGGA; this is encoded by the coding sequence ATGCAGGGAAGCCTACCGCCGGAAGCGCAGGAGAAGCTCGAAGAACTGCAGGACCTCCAGGAGACGGCCCAGAAAGTCGCCGCCCAGAAGGAGTCCGCCGAGTCGACACTGAACGACGCACAGACCGCCCTCGACGCCCTCGACGACATCGACGAGGACACCGTCATGTACCGCGAGGTCGGCGAACTGCTCGTCGAGACCGACTACGACGAGGCCTACGAGAGCCTCGAAGACCGCGTCGACACGCTCGAGATTCGCGTCGAGCAGCTGAACAAGCAGGAGTCGCGCGTGCAAGAGCAGTTCGAGGACCTCCAGCAGGAACTCCAGCAGATGCTGCAGGGCGGCGCCGGTGGCGGTCCGATGGGCCCCGGCGGCGCTGGCGGCGCGTAA
- a CDS encoding KEOPS complex subunit Pcc1, with translation MTPTAHSGDDYPHTIGLSFEYDDERRARLVGDAVAVEVGQIDDDRSTARVNRDGETLRVDVFAHDLVALRAGVNTWVRLVETAEDVCELAG, from the coding sequence GTGACGCCGACGGCTCACTCCGGCGACGACTACCCCCACACCATCGGCTTGTCCTTCGAGTACGACGACGAGCGGCGCGCTCGCCTCGTCGGTGACGCCGTCGCCGTCGAGGTGGGTCAGATCGACGACGACCGTTCGACGGCGCGTGTCAACCGCGACGGCGAGACGCTTCGCGTCGACGTGTTCGCTCACGACCTCGTCGCCCTCCGCGCGGGTGTCAACACGTGGGTCCGCCTCGTCGAGACCGCCGAGGACGTCTGCGAACTGGCCGGCTGA
- a CDS encoding HVO_0649 family zinc finger protein, protein MSAWRTSGTTPLDRLKSQYDRNLRCGECGYVDEEGEWQARMTGDRVDYRHLCPSCGAVEHRTLELR, encoded by the coding sequence ATGTCTGCCTGGCGTACGAGCGGGACGACGCCACTCGACCGACTGAAATCGCAGTACGACCGTAACCTTCGGTGTGGTGAGTGCGGCTACGTCGACGAGGAGGGGGAGTGGCAGGCGCGGATGACGGGCGACCGCGTGGACTACCGTCACCTCTGTCCGAGCTGCGGGGCCGTCGAACACCGGACGCTCGAACTCCGCTGA
- a CDS encoding eL43 family ribosomal protein yields the protein MADSKSSKVGSAGRFGARYGRVARRRVKEIEAEMRDSTVDGDDVTRVGTGIWKNERTGEVFTGGAYRPQTPGGRQVTRSIRAALSTESDE from the coding sequence ATGGCCGACAGCAAATCGAGCAAGGTCGGGAGTGCCGGCCGGTTCGGCGCGCGGTACGGGCGCGTGGCCCGCCGACGTGTCAAGGAGATCGAAGCGGAGATGCGCGACTCGACGGTCGACGGCGACGACGTCACGCGCGTCGGCACGGGTATCTGGAAGAACGAGCGCACCGGCGAGGTGTTCACCGGCGGCGCGTACCGCCCCCAGACGCCCGGTGGCCGCCAGGTCACCCGCTCCATCCGCGCGGCGCTCAGCACCGAGAGCGACGAATAG